One genomic region from Rothia dentocariosa ATCC 17931 encodes:
- a CDS encoding DUF6318 family protein, with protein sequence MNTRTPVLSRRALMSVLGVSGFAVLLSACGEGAKPAGMATESPSSSSSATAVASASSSDSPSPSLSTSPHYSGKSKAPEGEYRPADFYGPAQNVPKPKTEEGYTNASLEGMRKTVQAWTEWRNYGLQTGDFKDAMKFVDKQYTDELELYQNTSRFYKDGGWIVGGDLHQYEFHGEPINQGNGKYEWKYLLLWPYRIYIAADGRVNKVYNDDYENNWYMMTLHHDGNRWFIDGTRFLNVQGNK encoded by the coding sequence ATGAATACTCGTACCCCTGTTTTGTCTCGTCGTGCCCTTATGAGCGTTTTGGGCGTTTCTGGGTTTGCTGTGTTGCTATCTGCGTGTGGGGAGGGTGCGAAACCTGCTGGAATGGCTACTGAGAGTCCTAGTTCTTCCTCTTCTGCGACTGCCGTTGCCTCTGCTTCATCCAGTGATAGCCCCTCGCCGTCGTTGAGCACATCGCCGCATTATTCGGGGAAATCGAAAGCTCCGGAAGGGGAGTATCGCCCTGCGGATTTTTATGGTCCTGCGCAGAATGTTCCGAAGCCCAAGACGGAGGAGGGGTATACGAATGCTTCCTTAGAGGGGATGCGTAAGACGGTGCAGGCGTGGACGGAATGGCGTAACTATGGGCTTCAGACCGGGGACTTCAAAGATGCCATGAAGTTTGTAGATAAACAGTACACTGATGAGCTAGAGCTCTATCAAAATACTTCGAGGTTCTATAAAGATGGAGGGTGGATTGTAGGTGGTGATCTTCATCAGTATGAGTTTCATGGCGAACCTATTAACCAGGGCAATGGAAAATACGAATGGAAATATCTTCTGCTCTGGCCTTATCGGATCTATATAGCGGCTGATGGAAGAGTCAACAAGGTATATAACGATGACTATGAGAATAACTGGTACATGATGACCCTTCACCATGATGGGAATCGCTGGTTTATCGATGGCACTCGTTTTCTAAATGTGCAGGGAAATAAGTAA
- a CDS encoding S-layer homology domain-containing protein, whose amino-acid sequence MTRIRKMRAGTLAALTVPAIVGATLTAPAHATIASGTYRSYTAPNGLNSQYHVYANGIDWSKPVGVVFYIDGDYWRNDQSKIHSPEQGMLPAMGRIANARNMVFVPVVSPDKNASGNGITWWENLDANGDYFRSFAQQFISSNGIDPSQVWTMGYSGGAEFITYELNADRQGTWRSGGGSILVAGGGYERMQTEAPQNIKNQPMYWWVGAADTSGTTNPPTWSARGAVEQGYAAYRNSGFTNTQMKLIPGFSHQDYDLPLIMAQSLDTGGHRFGAGYSDLPTTNPFYTEISWNSDRRIMTGFADRTFRPYSAVNRAQVATYLYRLAGSPAVELPATSPFPDVTPNHPAYKEIVWLKQQGITTGWSDGTFRPHDTISREALAAFFYRFNGSPAYAPGAQQFADVNPSTMFYKEISWMADQGITTGWPDGTFRPGEATSREAMAAFLYRASKL is encoded by the coding sequence ATGACCCGCATCAGAAAGATGCGTGCCGGAACCCTGGCCGCACTTACCGTACCCGCTATTGTGGGCGCTACCCTTACTGCACCCGCCCATGCAACCATCGCATCCGGCACATACCGCAGCTACACCGCCCCGAACGGCCTTAACTCTCAGTACCACGTGTATGCAAACGGTATTGACTGGTCAAAACCCGTGGGCGTAGTCTTCTACATTGACGGCGACTATTGGCGTAACGACCAGTCTAAGATTCACAGCCCTGAGCAGGGCATGCTCCCCGCTATGGGCCGTATCGCAAATGCCCGCAACATGGTTTTTGTACCCGTCGTGTCTCCAGATAAAAATGCATCCGGCAACGGCATTACCTGGTGGGAAAACCTTGACGCCAACGGCGACTATTTCCGCTCCTTTGCGCAGCAATTTATTTCGAGTAACGGCATCGACCCCTCACAGGTGTGGACGATGGGTTACTCCGGAGGCGCCGAGTTCATCACTTATGAGCTGAATGCGGATCGTCAGGGCACATGGCGCTCTGGCGGCGGTTCTATCCTCGTTGCGGGCGGCGGTTATGAGCGCATGCAGACCGAGGCGCCGCAGAACATTAAGAACCAGCCTATGTACTGGTGGGTTGGCGCCGCCGATACTTCTGGTACAACGAACCCTCCAACGTGGAGCGCCCGAGGGGCTGTTGAACAGGGCTACGCTGCGTACCGTAACAGCGGCTTTACCAATACCCAGATGAAACTGATCCCAGGTTTTAGCCACCAAGATTATGACCTGCCGCTCATCATGGCGCAATCCCTCGATACAGGCGGTCACCGTTTTGGCGCAGGGTACAGCGACCTTCCGACCACGAATCCGTTCTACACAGAGATTAGTTGGAACTCGGATCGCCGCATTATGACCGGTTTTGCCGATCGCACTTTCCGTCCGTACAGCGCTGTAAATCGTGCCCAGGTGGCAACGTATCTCTACCGTCTTGCGGGTAGCCCTGCCGTGGAGCTTCCCGCGACTTCTCCGTTCCCAGATGTTACGCCGAACCACCCGGCATATAAGGAAATCGTGTGGCTTAAACAGCAGGGAATTACGACCGGATGGTCCGATGGTACCTTCCGCCCACATGATACTATCAGCCGTGAGGCACTGGCAGCGTTTTTCTACCGTTTCAACGGTTCTCCCGCATATGCACCGGGTGCACAGCAGTTTGCTGATGTAAACCCCTCTACTATGTTCTATAAGGAAATCTCATGGATGGCAGATCAGGGTATTACTACTGGTTGGCCTGACGGCACTTTCCGACCTGGCGAAGCTACCTCACGTGAGGCTATGGCGGCGTTCCTGTACCGTGCCTCTAAACTCTAA
- a CDS encoding PspA/IM30 family protein: protein MVKQSIFGRIAQLAKANINALIDAAEDPQKMLDQMVRDYTNNIVEAEAAVAQTIGNLRLLEQDHAEDLRDADEWGSKALAASNKADEFRAAGDTANADKFDNLAKIALGKQMQAEREAKAAEPQIASQTQVVEQLKDGLTKMRAKLDELKSKRDELNARQKTAAAQSQVNDALKAFDVMDPTSEVSRFEEKVRREEARVQGQQELAASSLDAQFNDLEELGRQSELDARLAALKNKNA from the coding sequence ATGGTAAAACAGTCCATTTTCGGTCGTATCGCACAGCTAGCAAAGGCTAATATTAACGCCCTCATTGATGCGGCAGAAGACCCGCAGAAAATGTTAGATCAGATGGTTCGTGACTATACAAATAACATTGTAGAAGCAGAAGCAGCTGTGGCTCAGACTATTGGTAACCTGCGTCTTCTGGAGCAGGATCATGCCGAAGACCTGCGCGACGCCGATGAGTGGGGTTCTAAGGCTCTGGCTGCCTCCAATAAAGCCGATGAGTTCCGTGCTGCCGGCGACACCGCTAACGCGGATAAGTTCGATAATCTCGCAAAGATTGCTCTGGGCAAGCAGATGCAGGCTGAACGTGAGGCAAAGGCCGCAGAACCGCAGATCGCATCGCAGACCCAGGTGGTGGAGCAGCTCAAAGACGGTCTCACCAAGATGCGTGCAAAGCTGGATGAGCTTAAGTCCAAACGCGATGAGCTTAACGCCCGCCAGAAGACCGCTGCCGCTCAGTCTCAGGTAAATGATGCGCTCAAGGCATTCGATGTTATGGATCCCACGAGCGAGGTCTCGCGCTTTGAAGAGAAGGTTCGCCGCGAAGAGGCTCGCGTGCAGGGTCAGCAGGAACTTGCAGCTTCTTCTCTGGACGCTCAGTTCAATGACCTTGAAGAGCTTGGTCGTCAGTCTGAACTTGATGCGCGTCTTGCGGCTCTCAAGAACAAGAACGCATAG